Proteins encoded in a region of the Nicotiana tomentosiformis chromosome 9, ASM39032v3, whole genome shotgun sequence genome:
- the LOC108947028 gene encoding uncharacterized protein isoform X1, protein MSSIVGKVIHCKAAMAWEPGKPLLIKEVEMAPPKRKWKFVLRSSTLSSAILISTSGKQRYLGLWRGSNQKGYSCAHRKSEKAICTASYGLTMTGK, encoded by the exons ATGTCAAGCATTGTGGGGAAAGTCATTCATTGCAAAG CTGCTATGGCATGGGAGCCAGGCAAACCATTACTGATCAAGGAAGTGGAGATGGCACCTCCAAAAAGAAAATGGAAGTTCGTCTTAAGATCCTCTACGCTTTCCTCCGCTATACTGATATCTACTTCTGGGAAGCAAAG ATACTTAGGATTGTGGAGAGGGAGTAACCAAAAAGGTTATTCATGTGCTCACCGCAAATCAGAAAAAGCAATATGTACAGCCTCTTATGGATTAACAATGACAGGGAAGTAA
- the LOC108947028 gene encoding alcohol dehydrogenase 1-like isoform X2, which translates to MGARQTITDQGSGDGTSKKKMEVRLKILYAFLRYTDIYFWEAKEQNSVFPRILGHEASVYLGLWRGSNQKGYSCAHRKSEKAICTASYGLTMTGK; encoded by the exons ATGGGAGCCAGGCAAACCATTACTGATCAAGGAAGTGGAGATGGCACCTCCAAAAAGAAAATGGAAGTTCGTCTTAAGATCCTCTACGCTTTCCTCCGCTATACTGATATCTACTTCTGGGAAGCAAAG GAGCAAAACTCAGTCTTTCCTCGCATTCTTGGACATGAAGCATCAGT ATACTTAGGATTGTGGAGAGGGAGTAACCAAAAAGGTTATTCATGTGCTCACCGCAAATCAGAAAAAGCAATATGTACAGCCTCTTATGGATTAACAATGACAGGGAAGTAA
- the LOC108947028 gene encoding uncharacterized protein isoform X4 gives MSSIVGKVIHCKAAMAWEPGKPLLIKEVEMAPPKRKWKFVLRSSTLSSAILISTSGKQRSKTQSFLAFLDMKHQYT, from the exons ATGTCAAGCATTGTGGGGAAAGTCATTCATTGCAAAG CTGCTATGGCATGGGAGCCAGGCAAACCATTACTGATCAAGGAAGTGGAGATGGCACCTCCAAAAAGAAAATGGAAGTTCGTCTTAAGATCCTCTACGCTTTCCTCCGCTATACTGATATCTACTTCTGGGAAGCAAAG GAGCAAAACTCAGTCTTTCCTCGCATTCTTGGACATGAAGCATCAGT ATACTTAG
- the LOC108947028 gene encoding uncharacterized protein isoform X3 yields MSSIVGKVIHCKAAMAWEPGKPLLIKEVEMAPPKRKWKFVLRSSTLSSAILISTSGKQRSKTQSFLAFLDMKHQCMLFQLIDSLIVSKTKKVTK; encoded by the exons ATGTCAAGCATTGTGGGGAAAGTCATTCATTGCAAAG CTGCTATGGCATGGGAGCCAGGCAAACCATTACTGATCAAGGAAGTGGAGATGGCACCTCCAAAAAGAAAATGGAAGTTCGTCTTAAGATCCTCTACGCTTTCCTCCGCTATACTGATATCTACTTCTGGGAAGCAAAG GAGCAAAACTCAGTCTTTCCTCGCATTCTTGGACATGAAGCATCAGTGTATGTTATTTCAATTGATTGATTCATTGATCGTCTCTAAAACCAAAAAGGTTACTAAATAG